From Rhododendron vialii isolate Sample 1 chromosome 10a, ASM3025357v1, the proteins below share one genomic window:
- the LOC131304862 gene encoding uncharacterized protein LOC131304862 translates to MGARFTAFENRTGVEMEIRVFVPPARPDRYRNIIRIKPGETKKVKTLTLCCEETNPENPTFLMVFMDGTYTGLSLLKFHVVTYAKIVGYVDDNGLVVFKGVRSILTAFRKLNGCGLSLGKKYNGQAEEKSVN, encoded by the exons ATGGGAGCTAGGTTCACTGCTTTTGAGAACAGGACTGGAGTGGAGATGGAAATTAGAGTTTTCGTTCCGCCAGCTCGACCTGACCGATATCGAAATATCATTAGAATCAAACCAGGTGAAACTAAGAAAGTAAAGACCTTGACTTTATGCTGTGAGGAGACTAATCCTGAAAATCCTACATTCTTGATGGTTTTCATGGATGGTACATACACGGGGCTTTCTTTGCTGAAGTTTCACGTGGTGACTTACGCAAAAATCGTTGGCTATGTTGATGACAATGGACTTGTTGTCTTTAAGGGCGTTAGATCTATATTGACTGCTTTCCGCAAActcaa TGGCTGTGGCTTGTCTCTGGGAAAGAAATACAACGGACAGGCAGAGGAGAAATCTGTGAACTGA